In one Perca fluviatilis chromosome 7, GENO_Pfluv_1.0, whole genome shotgun sequence genomic region, the following are encoded:
- the LOC120561857 gene encoding carcinoembryonic antigen-related cell adhesion molecule 5-like: protein METSVILLIILGAISGLSHGDGVLPDSVIAAVGGTAMFTTTVTPPETPFMIVTWSFFDSNIITSTTVNYTGPAYSDRITLFRSTGSLELRNLTLSDSGEYTITIIPNGAAQQRGNCRLDIHAPISNVVATLSSTDLVEFSSSVSLSCSSSGSSLSFLWLNDSSEVTANDRVQLTDGGSTLTIVNVTRYDQGPFKCHVFNPISNGTSDPVTNSISYGPENINLTLSPSQEYVQEGSDITLSCSAISKPSALIQWFLNGDMQSDTGPELRLMNIQMSQTGNYSCQAFNNKTLRSQTSQPSAVTVMAPVSNIKVNSSTTDILESSSSSVRLFCSSSGSSLSFLWLNDSSEVTASDRVQLTDGGSTLTIVNVTRYDQGPFRCHVFNHFSNCTSDPVNLLIIFGPENIDLTLSPSQEYYEEGSDIILKCSADSRPAAQFQWFLNGDLLFETGPELRLMNIQMSQSGNYSCQAFNNKTMKNQTSQTAAIAVVKSQVSNVVITPNTTYLSELSSSARLSCSSSGSSLSFLWLNDSSEVTASDRVQLTDGGSTLTIVNVTRYDQGPFRCHVFNNFSNYTSDPVKLYISFGPEKTHLKLSPSQEYFKEGSNINLMCSAVSRPAAQFQWFLNGDLLSDTGPELRLMNIQMSQSGNYSCQAVNNKTLRYETSQPAAVFVLTPVSNVVVTSNNTHLVEFSSSARLSCSSSGSSLSFLWLNSSSEVTASDRVQLTDGGSTLTIVNVTRYDQGPFRCNVLNGASSGISQPVNLFIQHGPDNVAITGPESVHVGDFTMLYCSTMSVPSSTFTWLYNGKPTSLHEAVYVIKSIKSLDSGTYTCSAINAATGLSQTVSHKLTVVDFSDCSLAAGRASFVTAGCLIIIATVCGTIVYGIRRKRVNNNYAAHQKEKLSVKENRSDVYKISVTSKNLSFFEA from the exons ATGGAGACATCTGTGATATTGTTGATCATCCTGGGAGCCATCTCAG GTTTAAGCCATGGAGACGGAGTGCTACCAGACAGTGTTATTGCAGCTGTTGGAGGGACAGCAATGTTCACCACAACAGTGACTCCACCAGAAACACCATTCATGATAGTAACCTGGAGTTTTTTTGATTCTAATATAATTACCTCAACGACTGTAAATTACACTGGACCAGCATATTCAGACAGGATTACCCTCTTCAGATCTACTGGATCTCTAGAGCTCAGGAATCTGACCCTTAGTGACAGTGGAGAATACACCATCACCATTATACCCAATGGTGCAGCACAGCAGAGAGGAAACTGCAGACTGGACATACATG CACCAATCTCTAATGTGGTGGCAACTCTCAGCAGCACAGACTTGGTGGAGTTCAGCAGCTCTGTCAGTCtgtcctgctcctcctctggatcctctctctctttcctctggcTGAACGACAGCTCTGAGGTCACAGCCAATGACAGAGTTCAGCTCACTGATGGAGGCTCCACTCTCACTATAGTTAATGTGACCCGCTACGACCAGGGACCGTTCAAGTGTCACGTGTTTAACCCTATCAGTAATGGCACCAGTGATCCAGTAACCAACTCCATCAGCT ACGGCCCCGAAAATATTAATTTGACACTATCTCCATCACAAGAATACGTTCAGGAAGGGTCAGACATCACCCTGTCATGTTCAGCTATCTCCAAACCTTCTGCCTTAATTCAGTGGTTTCTGAATGGAGACATGCAGTCTGATACTGGACCAGAGCTCAGACTGATGAACATTCAGATGAGTCAGACTggtaactacagctgtcaggcctttaacaacaaaactctGAGATCTCAAACATCTCAGCCTTCAGCTGTTACTGTAATGG CACCAGTATCTAATATAAAGGTAAATTCCAGCACCACAGACATTTTAGAGTCCAGCAGCAGCTCTGTCCGTCTGTTCTGCTCCTCCTCTggatcctctctctctttcctctggcTGAACGACAGCTCTGAGGTTACAGCCAGTGACAGAGTTCAGCTCACTGATGGAGGCTCCACTCTCACTATAGTTAATGTCACCCGCTACGACCAGGGACCGTTCAGGTGTCATGTGTTCAATCATTTCAGTAACTGCACCAGTGATCCAGTAAACCTCCTCATCATCT TCGGCCCAGAAAATATCGATCTGACACTATCACCGTCACAAGAATATTATGAAGAAGGGTCAGACATCATCCTAAAGTGCTCAGCTGACTCCAGACCTGCTGCCCAGTTTCAGTGGTTTCTGAATGGAGACCTGCTGTTTGAAACTGGACCAGAGCTCAGACTGATGAACATTCAGATGAGTCAGAGTGGGAACTACAGCTGTCAGGCCTTTAACAATAAAACTATGAAGAATCAAACATCACAGACTGCAGCTATCgctgttgtaaaat CACAAGTCTCCAATGTTGTAATAACTCCCAACACCACATATTTGTCAGAGCTCAGCAGCTCTGCCCGTCTGTCCTGCTCCTCTTCTggatcctctctctctttcctctggcTGAACGACAGCTCTGAGGTTACAGCTAGCGACAGAGTTCAGCTCACTGATGGAGGCTCCACTCTCACTATAGTTAACGTGACACGCTACGACCAGGGACCATTCAGGTGTCATGTGTTCAATAATTTCAGTAATTACACCAGTGATCCAGTTAAACTCTACATCAGCT TTGGCCCAGAAAAAACTCATTTAAAGCTGTCTCCGTCACAAGAATACTTTAAGGAAGGGTCAAACATCAACCTGATGTGCTCAGCTGTCTCCAGACCTGCTGCCCAGTTTCAGTGGTTTCTGAATGGAGACCTGCTGTCTGATACTGGACCAGAGCTCAGACTGATGAACATTCAGATGAGTCAGAGTGGGAACTACAGCTGTCAGGCCGTTAACAACAAAACTCTGAGATATGAGACATCTCAGCCTGCAGCTGTCTTTGTACTAA CACCAGTTTCCAATGTGGTGGTGACTTCCAACAACACACACTTAGTTGAGTTCAGCAGCTCTGCCCGTCtgtcctgctcctcctctggatcctctctctctttcctctggcTGAACAGCAGCTCTGAGGTTACAGCTAGTGACAGAGTTCAGCTCACTGATGGAGGCTCCACTCTCACTATAGTTAACGTGACCCGCTACGACCAGGGACCATTCAGGTGCAACGTGTTGAATGGTGCTAGTAGTGGAATCAGCCAGCCGGTGAATCTTTTCATCCAAC ATGGACCTGATAATGTGGCCATCACAGGACCTGAATCAGTACATGTTGGAGATTTTACAATGCTTTACTGCTCCACTATGTCTGTACCATCATCAACTTTCACCTGGCTTTATAATGGAAAGCCAACCAGTTTGCATGAGGCTGTGTACGTCATAAAATCCATTAAAAGCTTGGACAGTGGGACGTACACCTGCTCTGCTATTAATGCTGCTACAGGGCTGAGTCAAACAGTGAGTCACAAGTTAACTGTTGTAG ATTTCTCAGACTGCTCACTTGCTGCTGGAAGAGCTTCTTTCGTAACAGCTGGCTGTCTTATTATTATTGCAACAGTGTGTGGAACAATTGTGTATGGTATAAGGAGAAAAAG aGTCAATAACAATTATGCAGCACATCAGAAAG AAAAACTGAGTGTGAAAGAGAACCGATCAGACGTGTATAAGATCTCAGTCACATCAAAGAACTTGTCTTTCTTTGAAG cataa